One window of the Arthrobacter sp. D5-1 genome contains the following:
- a CDS encoding response regulator transcription factor translates to MNEISVLIADDDAHIRTSLRLLIGDEPDMTVSAVVADGAEAVEAIIQHQPDVALMDVRMPRMTGLEAAGILASRKSRTRLVMLTTFDLDDYVYQALRHGASGFLLKNAPLPDILKAIRTAHEGNALLAPEITRRLIDRFTLRPAAHDRISGLTVRERETLTLIGQGASNNEIAAALFLTRTTVRTYVSRILTKLGARDRAQLVVIAYEGGLVGSSTV, encoded by the coding sequence ATGAATGAGATCAGTGTTCTCATCGCAGACGACGATGCTCACATCAGGACGTCACTGCGCTTATTGATCGGCGATGAACCGGACATGACCGTCTCCGCCGTGGTTGCCGACGGTGCAGAGGCAGTGGAAGCCATCATCCAGCATCAACCCGACGTAGCGCTGATGGATGTTCGAATGCCTCGAATGACCGGGCTTGAGGCTGCAGGCATTCTGGCCTCCCGGAAGTCACGCACCCGGCTGGTTATGCTGACCACCTTCGATCTGGACGACTACGTCTACCAAGCACTCCGCCACGGAGCATCAGGGTTCCTCCTGAAGAACGCCCCTCTGCCGGACATCCTCAAGGCAATCCGTACCGCCCATGAAGGGAACGCCCTACTCGCCCCGGAGATCACCCGCCGTCTCATAGACCGCTTCACCCTGCGCCCGGCCGCACACGACCGTATCAGCGGACTGACCGTCCGCGAACGCGAAACCTTGACCCTCATCGGACAAGGCGCATCCAACAACGAGATTGCGGCCGCCTTGTTCCTCACGCGAACCACTGTGCGGACTTACGTGAGTCGAATCCTCACGAAACTAGGCGCACGGGATCGGGCCCAACTGGTTGTCATCGCCTACGAGGGCGGACTGGTGGGTTCTTCGACCGTCTAA
- a CDS encoding sensor histidine kinase, protein MTQTRSSVFRRTIAPALLNGLIGLIVVAGLWITVAPPEPPGRPVQLVLGALLVLGLCLRSRFPWLAAVWTGVVTAVGWAFGMTEDPFLVTGFCLYVAAERFGTRLFPTWLVALEVLLFAWLLLVSAEGAEASIRGVILGAVIIGAAWVLGIRTQRMRYETERNARAQERLRLARDIHDVLSHTLGGIGVRAGVVAHVKSSTTDDLRSALQGIESDARDALGELHVLMLQERDETADEAPPGRLVELVQELSRPAIRAGISVHIDADQGAGDLPAAQRTTAYRIIQEALTNVIRHSGAQTCRITIRTEGDHLRIIILDDGPGAALASKNGHGLTGMRERAQLLGGTFDAGRDASGYRVAVSLPGTAGRVETR, encoded by the coding sequence GTGACTCAGACCCGCTCTTCCGTTTTCCGCAGGACGATCGCCCCCGCCCTGCTGAACGGATTGATCGGCCTCATTGTGGTGGCGGGGCTTTGGATCACCGTTGCTCCCCCGGAACCACCTGGCAGGCCTGTTCAACTGGTCCTTGGCGCACTGCTTGTCCTGGGTCTCTGCCTTCGGTCACGGTTTCCTTGGCTTGCAGCCGTGTGGACCGGCGTTGTGACGGCGGTGGGATGGGCCTTCGGAATGACGGAGGATCCTTTCCTGGTCACCGGGTTCTGTCTCTACGTCGCCGCGGAGCGATTCGGCACCCGCTTGTTTCCCACGTGGCTGGTCGCGCTGGAAGTTCTTCTGTTCGCATGGTTGCTTCTGGTGTCCGCCGAGGGCGCCGAAGCGAGCATTCGGGGGGTCATCCTGGGCGCTGTCATCATCGGTGCGGCATGGGTCCTGGGCATCCGCACTCAACGCATGCGGTACGAGACCGAGCGCAATGCCCGGGCTCAGGAAAGGCTCCGCCTCGCCCGCGATATCCACGATGTTCTGTCCCACACCCTGGGAGGGATCGGAGTGCGGGCCGGCGTCGTAGCGCATGTGAAATCATCCACCACCGACGATCTACGGTCCGCCTTGCAAGGAATTGAGTCCGATGCCCGGGATGCGTTGGGTGAATTGCACGTCCTGATGCTTCAGGAACGTGATGAAACTGCTGATGAGGCCCCACCGGGAAGACTCGTGGAATTGGTGCAGGAACTCTCCCGGCCGGCCATACGGGCCGGCATATCAGTCCACATCGACGCCGATCAAGGCGCCGGGGATCTTCCCGCTGCGCAGCGAACCACGGCTTACCGCATCATTCAGGAAGCCCTCACCAACGTGATCCGTCATTCCGGAGCACAAACCTGCCGGATCACTATCAGGACCGAGGGCGACCACCTGAGAATCATCATCCTCGACGACGGCCCGGGGGCAGCTTTGGCTTCCAAGAACGGTCACGGACTCACAGGAATGCGTGAACGGGCTCAGTTATTGGGAGGAACCTTCGACGCAGGACGGGATGCCAGTGGATACCGCGTGGCTGTTTCACTGCCGGGAACTGCAGGGAGGGTGGAAACCCGATGA
- a CDS encoding MurR/RpiR family transcriptional regulator — translation MINLRGRVREHWDKLSKAERTVSTFLTNSSPERLLYASAQELGAESGTSSATVVRTVQSLEYSGLQELKRDIATPFTSTVAPEVRMQQRIDHMGASIEDIWHNVWSEAKDRLELASSADPAEAIAPAVELLMRGSTIVSYGVGASGIAALNLALRCNRIGRRARCISSDGFRLADDLLQLGNQDVVVVFAPGRVTVDVEVLLKRARSVGASTVLLTDEPDSALHDLSDAVILAPHTPTGMTTEALPSIVLSDVLVQALVSVDHEQAVESSHQLTALREQLGY, via the coding sequence ATGATTAACCTGCGTGGTCGTGTCCGCGAGCATTGGGACAAGCTCTCCAAGGCCGAGCGGACAGTGAGCACGTTCCTCACCAACAGCTCTCCCGAGCGTCTTCTCTACGCGAGCGCGCAGGAACTCGGCGCCGAGAGTGGGACCAGCAGCGCCACGGTGGTCCGAACGGTTCAGTCGCTGGAATACTCCGGATTGCAGGAACTCAAAAGAGACATCGCCACCCCCTTCACCTCAACGGTGGCGCCGGAAGTTCGCATGCAACAGCGCATCGACCACATGGGTGCCAGCATCGAAGACATCTGGCACAACGTGTGGTCCGAGGCCAAGGACAGGCTGGAACTCGCCTCCAGCGCCGACCCGGCGGAGGCGATCGCTCCCGCCGTCGAACTCCTCATGAGAGGTTCCACGATTGTCAGTTACGGTGTGGGCGCGTCCGGAATTGCCGCCCTCAACCTGGCCCTGCGCTGTAACAGGATCGGCCGGCGGGCCAGGTGCATCTCCAGCGACGGCTTCCGGCTCGCGGATGATTTGCTCCAACTTGGGAACCAGGACGTGGTGGTCGTCTTCGCGCCGGGACGTGTAACGGTCGACGTCGAGGTGCTGCTTAAGCGAGCACGTTCAGTTGGTGCGTCAACCGTTCTACTGACGGACGAACCCGACTCCGCCCTGCACGACCTGTCCGACGCCGTGATCCTCGCTCCACACACACCCACCGGCATGACCACTGAGGCGTTGCCATCGATTGTGCTCAGTGATGTCCTGGTTCAGGCGCTGGTGTCCGTTGACCACGAGCAAGCTGTGGAGTCGTCGCACCAACTCACGGCGTTGCGGGAGCAGTTGGGGTACTGA
- a CDS encoding C45 family peptidase — MSNTSLRIVEISGPPLERGRQYGNAAADLITKAIDFYTEAFQQQTGLTWEQLRGRAERWMGLCTDTAPDLVTEMRGIAEGSGRDVLDIMVLNLRGEIIYDAGFAKAPEPEERDNVDGCTSFVLTDGASGDGHMYVGQNWDWRHGAQDTVMILRVIQDPKPTLIMQVEAGQIGRHGANSAGIALNANGLGGRFNDELGMPQTFIRRMVLDQSELPDALNTLFRQKPHIASNAVLSHRSGFSIDVETTPGSNGWMYPDTSGVLVHGNHYEAFMPVQLAATYRPVSVDSLFRVPQARRGLERVRTATSTVHSRELIKSAMSDHLGYPESVCTHPDERRPRVRQWSTLLSSCVDLTSGDYLVTNGTPCDHHYEQMPWNLYDGPGSAHDSLNPTIAEVSL, encoded by the coding sequence ATGAGCAACACATCCTTGCGGATCGTGGAGATCTCCGGACCTCCCCTGGAGCGGGGGAGGCAGTACGGAAACGCTGCCGCAGACCTGATCACCAAAGCCATCGATTTTTACACGGAAGCGTTCCAACAGCAGACGGGACTGACCTGGGAGCAACTGCGCGGGCGGGCCGAGCGCTGGATGGGGCTGTGCACTGACACTGCGCCGGATCTGGTCACGGAAATGCGCGGCATCGCCGAAGGCAGTGGCCGGGACGTCCTGGACATCATGGTGCTGAACCTTCGCGGTGAAATCATCTACGACGCTGGCTTCGCCAAGGCGCCTGAACCCGAAGAGCGCGACAACGTGGACGGGTGCACTTCCTTTGTACTGACCGATGGTGCATCCGGTGATGGCCACATGTACGTCGGCCAAAACTGGGATTGGCGCCACGGAGCACAGGATACCGTGATGATCCTGCGGGTTATTCAGGACCCCAAGCCCACGCTGATCATGCAGGTTGAGGCAGGCCAGATTGGCCGGCACGGAGCGAACTCCGCCGGCATTGCCCTCAACGCCAACGGATTGGGTGGCCGGTTCAACGACGAACTCGGGATGCCGCAGACCTTCATCCGGCGCATGGTGTTGGATCAATCAGAACTTCCGGATGCGTTGAACACGCTCTTCCGCCAGAAGCCCCACATCGCCAGCAACGCCGTGCTGTCCCACCGCTCCGGATTCTCCATTGACGTGGAAACCACCCCGGGAAGCAACGGTTGGATGTACCCGGACACATCCGGGGTGCTGGTGCACGGAAACCACTACGAAGCTTTCATGCCAGTACAACTGGCAGCCACCTACCGTCCGGTCTCCGTGGATTCCCTCTTCCGGGTTCCACAAGCGCGACGGGGGCTGGAACGGGTCCGCACCGCCACAAGCACCGTGCACTCCCGCGAACTTATCAAGTCAGCGATGTCGGACCACCTGGGTTACCCCGAATCCGTGTGCACCCACCCTGACGAGCGCCGCCCCCGTGTCCGACAGTGGTCCACGTTGCTCTCAAGCTGTGTTGACCTCACAAGCGGTGACTACCTGGTCACCAACGGAACCCCGTGCGACCACCACTACGAACAAATGCCCTGGAACCTCTACGACGGGCCCGGTTCTGCCCACGACTCCCTCAACCCCACCATTGCAGAGGTATCACTGTGA
- a CDS encoding ABC transporter substrate-binding protein encodes MKRNDRFKPFARTGVIAGAAAFTLAISACNAAGPQAQSTPTDVSFGPTTSEAAGPIDSFTWMITQEPATFDLDKDSGTAENTIMSNVCERLMKLQPDLTTTPHLAESAEWTSDTTVVFTLRKDVTFHDGTPMTADDVLWSMQRHAAKGADESDEYANVTDMAKTGENQITVTLKQRDAIFLQAMAGNGGIVLNRKVVEAQGANFGSPSAPDACSGPLKLEKWSAGSNITLTKAADYWDADNASLTSAVTFRWADDNAIVNALTSGEAQGAYLDSPATAGPLQKSDKVQIAQGPSTNVWSLIATERGALNDERIRQALSLALNRQGVAQAAFGGLAKPWKTPVGPGAWGYEEPTFSSAYEALTGAPTQPSEEDLKKAKKLVQEAGVPAEPIVVANSGDSIRNVISSALVEAAQKIGLTAEIVTIPRQQYGDFYSDASLRAQADLFSDEYYISKNDPVGFYKNGASTARVNFVKFIGEGYDNKVKEAQATTDDAARAKLAIELEKQWTDAVVWIPVAHTPATIAMAKDITGAPSSASFLYYPWAADVGSSKK; translated from the coding sequence GTGAAACGCAACGATAGATTCAAGCCTTTTGCCCGGACCGGCGTGATCGCCGGTGCAGCCGCCTTCACTCTGGCGATCAGTGCCTGCAACGCGGCAGGTCCGCAAGCCCAGAGCACCCCCACTGATGTTTCCTTCGGTCCTACAACATCTGAAGCTGCAGGCCCGATCGACTCCTTCACGTGGATGATCACCCAGGAGCCGGCAACGTTCGATCTGGACAAGGACAGCGGTACGGCCGAGAACACCATCATGTCCAATGTCTGCGAACGCCTGATGAAACTCCAGCCAGACCTGACCACCACGCCTCATCTGGCAGAGAGCGCCGAATGGACCTCGGACACCACGGTGGTGTTTACGCTCCGGAAGGACGTGACATTCCACGACGGCACTCCAATGACCGCCGATGACGTGCTCTGGAGCATGCAGCGGCATGCAGCAAAGGGCGCCGACGAATCAGACGAATACGCCAACGTCACCGACATGGCCAAGACGGGCGAAAACCAGATCACCGTCACCCTTAAGCAACGCGACGCCATCTTCCTCCAGGCCATGGCCGGTAACGGCGGTATCGTCCTGAACCGCAAGGTTGTTGAAGCCCAAGGCGCCAACTTCGGGTCGCCGTCGGCTCCTGACGCCTGCTCAGGTCCCCTCAAACTCGAGAAGTGGTCGGCAGGTTCCAACATCACCCTCACCAAGGCCGCTGACTACTGGGACGCTGACAACGCTTCCCTGACCAGCGCCGTGACTTTCCGCTGGGCTGACGACAATGCGATCGTGAATGCCTTGACCAGCGGCGAAGCCCAAGGCGCCTACTTGGACAGCCCTGCCACGGCCGGACCGCTGCAGAAGAGCGACAAGGTCCAGATCGCCCAAGGGCCGTCCACCAACGTCTGGTCGCTCATAGCCACCGAGCGCGGAGCTTTGAACGACGAGCGGATCAGGCAGGCATTGTCGCTGGCCCTCAACCGGCAGGGTGTAGCCCAGGCAGCATTTGGCGGGCTGGCCAAACCCTGGAAGACGCCGGTGGGTCCGGGCGCTTGGGGCTACGAAGAGCCCACGTTCAGCAGCGCCTACGAAGCATTGACCGGCGCACCCACGCAGCCGTCCGAGGAAGACCTGAAGAAGGCGAAGAAACTGGTGCAGGAAGCCGGCGTGCCTGCGGAACCGATCGTTGTTGCCAACAGCGGCGACTCCATCAGGAACGTCATCTCCAGCGCACTTGTTGAAGCAGCGCAGAAGATCGGGCTGACGGCCGAAATCGTCACCATCCCGCGCCAGCAATACGGCGACTTTTACTCGGACGCATCCCTGCGTGCACAAGCAGACCTCTTCTCGGACGAGTACTACATCTCCAAGAACGACCCCGTGGGCTTCTACAAAAACGGGGCCTCCACGGCCCGGGTGAACTTTGTGAAATTCATCGGCGAGGGCTACGACAACAAGGTCAAGGAAGCCCAGGCCACCACCGACGACGCCGCCCGCGCCAAGCTCGCCATCGAACTGGAGAAGCAGTGGACCGACGCCGTGGTCTGGATTCCTGTGGCACACACACCCGCAACCATCGCCATGGCGAAAGACATCACCGGAGCACCGTCGTCGGCATCGTTCCTCTACTACCCGTGGGCCGCGGACGTCGGCAGCAGCAAGAAGTGA
- a CDS encoding ABC transporter permease has protein sequence MIRAATRIAGMILTLVVSSFVIFAAMYAAPGDPVTFLIGNPENMTPERVAEVKAQYNLDQPLIVQYGLWASQAFVGNLGTSFQYHQPVAELMATRLPATLALVAMASVLFIVAGVGLGILSALRQGKRTDSTITAATTLAASVPSFVIGLLLVSIFSVQLGWFPVSGAGEGFLDRLHHLALPAVALAVGAVAIVSRVTRQSMVEQISMDHVEAARSFGLAPAKLIRRHVLRNAWGPILTMVALVVASMLAGTVVVESVFGISGVGKLLVDAINTHDFPVVQAVLLYMVITYMVVTTLVDLVHPLLDPRIKAKDKKS, from the coding sequence ATGATCCGTGCAGCAACCCGCATCGCGGGAATGATCCTGACCTTGGTGGTGAGCTCGTTCGTCATCTTCGCCGCGATGTATGCGGCGCCAGGGGACCCGGTCACGTTCCTGATCGGCAACCCGGAGAACATGACGCCTGAGCGCGTTGCCGAAGTGAAGGCGCAGTACAACCTGGATCAACCGCTCATTGTGCAATACGGGCTCTGGGCTTCCCAGGCTTTTGTAGGCAACCTCGGCACGTCGTTCCAATATCACCAGCCAGTGGCTGAGCTGATGGCCACCCGGCTTCCGGCAACACTCGCGTTGGTGGCCATGGCGTCAGTGTTGTTCATCGTGGCCGGTGTTGGCCTGGGCATCCTGTCCGCGCTGCGCCAAGGCAAGCGCACGGACTCCACCATCACGGCAGCCACCACGCTGGCGGCCTCTGTTCCTTCATTCGTCATTGGCCTGCTGCTGGTGTCCATCTTCTCCGTGCAACTGGGATGGTTTCCCGTTTCCGGTGCCGGCGAAGGCTTCTTGGACCGGCTGCACCACCTTGCGCTGCCCGCAGTGGCACTGGCTGTTGGCGCCGTCGCAATTGTCAGCCGGGTGACCCGCCAATCCATGGTGGAGCAAATCTCCATGGACCACGTGGAGGCGGCCCGCAGCTTCGGGCTGGCGCCCGCCAAACTGATCCGCCGGCACGTTCTCCGCAATGCGTGGGGACCCATCCTCACCATGGTGGCGCTTGTGGTGGCCAGCATGCTGGCCGGAACGGTCGTCGTCGAGAGTGTCTTTGGCATTAGCGGCGTCGGCAAGCTGCTGGTGGATGCCATCAACACGCACGACTTCCCCGTGGTGCAGGCCGTGCTCCTCTACATGGTCATCACGTACATGGTGGTGACCACCCTGGTGGACCTGGTCCACCCGCTGCTTGATCCGCGCATCAAGGCAAAGGACAAGAAATCATGA